The Portunus trituberculatus isolate SZX2019 chromosome 50, ASM1759143v1, whole genome shotgun sequence genome includes the window CTGCTTTTCCACCGCTACCATCCacaacacagtctctctctctctctctctctctctctctctctctctctctctctctctctctctacgttcaaACTAGATAGAATAGGTcggagaaacaaaaaataaacaatgatttATAACAGATAGATAGTAGAAAGTaaatgattaaccccttcagtgctatgacacgtttccatattcattctggtttactatttggtgatcttatacagcttcagaaactcatgtggtggattgaaatagtgaagactgtggccattaatcttctgactccatagacccttaataacgtcaatgaaatggtctaatggtacgcaaatctcaaggtaaaaatgtgtcccaatactgaaggagttaaacattCTTACCTTTACTTTGATCGTGTTTCTGACCTCTAAAATACAAGGAAACTGTACAGCCGAAAATCTTACCTGacatgcgtttttttttttttttcagtgatggTCCTGCAGCACACATCGGCCCAACAGACTGAGGGACTGCgcagggaggcagaggagggagcAGCCATGGTTCTCCTGCAGCGGTTGTACAGGATGAAAAGCAGGCTGCCggtgatgatgacggtgatgatgataatgatggtctTTTGTTGTTCTAGATTACCGTGAGTATTATGAAAAGAATAATTACGTAGGTTATGTGTGAGGGGaaagtaataaatgaataatgtatgtatgtggagTGAGTGGAAACATTCTATATATTGACTGTGAAATGTTAGTACGTAGAAGGGTAACAAAGAACTAATGGATGaattaagtaaaagagaaagtatTGTAGGTCTAATGGAAACTCTCTCCTTTGAATCTTAATGAAAACAATTACAGATGAATCGCCTTGAACATCTttggcttgtattctcaaatacttctgtgcctcacctccactatttcaaggtttatttctatttacgcGAGTTTTCAAGACGGTTttctttttacggttctagaggcagattgacaagattttaacattattaactggaaaaacacgcAAATCATCCTTGttcccttggaaaatagtcgtggtgagagaacaaaaagtTTCTGAATACTAACCTTTTGACtcagctcactcactcactcactcgtctcCTTCCCCCGCAGATGCCGTCTACCTGTGCCCCTCGAGCCTCAGCCAGGTGAGTCACACAGAAGCATTGcctcactcacctcacctcactttgcCTTCCCTGGACACAataacttttctctttatctttccttgtaattttgttgttttatcttaCTTATCAGACACTTGCGTTGCGTCGACAGCTTTGAACCACCCTCTGCTGCAGAGAACCAACGGGAAAGTACAGAGAATGCCTGGTGAGGAgcatattgtctctctctctctctctctctctctctctctctctctctctctctctctctctctctctctcaattttcctgATTCTAGGTCGAGAATCATGAGAAAAATTGTTAatattaatagtgtgtgtgtgtgtgtgtgtgtgtgtgtgtgtgtgttgatgcaaGGCCTCCCTTCACAGGTGACGTGCTGGAAGTGGACCTGGAGGGAGCGTCATGGCAGCCCTGGACAGAGCCTGGGAACTGTTCCAAATATCTCACAAGGTCATTATTCCTCCcgtcttagtctctctctctctctctctctctctctctctctctctctctctctctctctctctctctctctctctctctctctctttatctgcccttgtaatatatatgagagagagagagagagagagagagagagagactaacagtGGGCGTCCCCTGCGGCAGGTTCGGACGGCGCCTCTCCCCGGTGCTGCTCGTTTCGCTGCCGTGCTCAGGCAACACGTGGCTGCGATACTTGCTAGAGGGCGCCACGGGACTCTTCACAGGCTCTCGTTACTTCGACGACCACCTGCACCACGGCGGTAAAAGCgcgcgtaaacacacacacacacacacgcacacatacacacacacgcctccctATCGTGGCTTTACGTTGAAAGCTTTGTGTTCAAAAAGActagttgtatttattattttagtcGAGTTTCCAAGTTTTGTattcccagtctctctctctctctctctctctctctctctctctctctctctctctctctctcgtcgaatGGATATCCCTCCAGCATCCTCCTCTCACAGTACGCGGGTTTGAGTAGACATTGAAATATACAAAGTTGTCCTTGCACGTCTGCCTCTTCAACTTTTAGATTACAAGTACCAAGAAAACATATTAGCTTGGCGTTAAGTGCTTCAGACCACTTGTAAATTATATAAAGTTTTAGCTCCAAATTTCATAACGGTGACATTTTTATAGTAACTCAGTTCAAGGATAGTAGTAAACTATtgttatttcacttttattgAATCTagaaccttatttttttttctttttctttctctagggTTCCTGGGGGAGGGAGTGACCATGGACAAAGGAAGGACTCTGCTTCATAAGACTCACGGCGCGACACTGGAACCCTTCACCCACGACCTTCTGTCGCGCTACCTCGAGGTGGATCCTAATCTACCCACCGTGCTGCTCATCCGCGACCCCGCCAGGTGAGAGAACCCTCGCTCCGCACGTTACCTGTACGGAcatgagaaaataagggaagcttcAGTAAATCATCAGGCTTattacatgtggcagtccctgtgtgaatcATATCTACCTACTCCATTTATCATCCTCATTTTACGCCGCTTTAACAATTACAATTAAGTCTCCCCGTGTTCCCAGGGCGGTGCTTTCCTACTACAAGCTGGTCAAGTTAATTGGAGGCGACCGACACCGAGCAGAGATACCGGAGTCTAAGTTTCGGAGTGAAGGTGAGTGAGATTGGCGGTGTTTGCTTCATTGCTTCATGAGCGACACATAAGACTCGGTGATTCGAAAGACCACATTTTGAAACGCTTGTGTCCCACAGCACCAAtacgttaaagaaaaaaaaagtccccttgcagcttcctcttttcttatgttcttatgttctgtaAAAAAAGATcctgttttaagagtgtttttactgtttctattaacaaaattaacatgatttttatatttatcaatCGGAGAAACAACTCTTGAGAACTCAACGAACcatctctttggccttggaaaatagttttggtaagagagcaaagcgtttcataaTACAGACTAAGACCCAGGCGATCAGAGCGTTAATAGCTTTGATTTAActtgagaaatagaaaaaatgaatatcaagataaaaaataagggaaacaaaGTTAATGAGTCGCATTTCTTGTGCCCAGAGTTCCGTGACTTCGTGACGGACGTGACGCTGCTGTGGGAGGAGCTGGCCATGGACCGCCTGCTGTGGACCACCAAGCCCCTCTATGTCCTGCATTATGAAGACCTCACAGCCAACCCCATCCACCACCTGCGCCTCCTCCTTGActtcctcaggtgtgtgtgtgtgtgtgtgtgtgtgtgtgtgtgtgtgtgtgtgtgtgtgtgtgtgtgtagggaatgAACTAGActcgtgtgtgtttatgtattcttttatCACTTCATTCTCTAATCCATCCATTaatgcatcttttttttgtaacttcTGAGTTCGTGTAGTCTCAAATAAGCAGGATTTTATTTTCCCGGTAACAATAAGACatctttattgtgtgtgtgtgtgtgtgtgtgtgtgtgtgtgtgtgtgtgtgtgtgaaattgaaTACAAGGACCTAGTAAGTGAGTTCGTAAATCAGGTCTCCGAATTTTCGACATATTTTTCAGCGAGTCACttttatcctctccctcccacgctTTTGTATCGCCAAGCTATATTGAGAACTTTCAGCCTTTTTTATGCGCGTTGGATCTCATTGATAAACAGACAGTAAAAAACACGCTCAAAATATCAACCTGCCTCACGagattggctttttttttttttaggtcagGAAGAGTGTGATTGTTTTAGGAGTGTTTTTGAAAATTCAGTGCTTCTCTCAAGATACTGATCAGGTTAGGAGCATGTTAGTCTTTCTAAGGGAATTCAGGTGTTCATGCGATGAAGAGTAAATATGTTGTAACCTCGTCTCCCTCCGGCTGTGAAATAACATGTTAGCCTCATTCAAAGTCACATGCTGAGCTGAAATGTGTGTTGCTATACCAGAAAATAAGACAATGATTTGACACACACCTACAACTacgcacccactcacccacacccacccaccacacaccacacacacacacacacacacacacacacacacacacacacacacacacacacacacacacacacacacacacacacacacacacacacacacacacacacacacacacacacttgcgcaGGTGTAAAAGAAGACCTTTC containing:
- the LOC123499712 gene encoding WSC domain-containing protein 1-like, coding for MVLLQRLYRMKSRLPVMMTVMMIMMVFCCSRLPCRLPVPLEPQPDTCVASTALNHPLLQRTNGKVQRMPGDVLEVDLEGASWQPWTEPGNCSKYLTRFGRRLSPVLLVSLPCSGNTWLRYLLEGATGLFTGSRYFDDHLHHGGFLGEGVTMDKGRTLLHKTHGATLEPFTHDLLSRYLEVDPNLPTVLLIRDPARAVLSYYKLVKLIGGDRHRAEIPESKFRSEEFRDFVTDVTLLWEELAMDRLLWTTKPLYVLHYEDLTANPIHHLRLLLDFLSVPTDEGRLTCLAAHLDGSFRRNSSRAFDPFTQEEKLRFVQAVTRVNNLLRLLGYPLIPTP